A single region of the Ctenopharyngodon idella isolate HZGC_01 chromosome 21, HZGC01, whole genome shotgun sequence genome encodes:
- the LOC127503947 gene encoding zinc finger protein 532-like isoform X3: MICLQPLTFLIWSIPRLPLSPAMMIMRDNSNTMPTMKRTPMFLPVQMLGYSKESNKLQKSEIHGMAGNISTFNQFSPISSAEEFDDDDKIEVDDPADKQSNLPFRPNPLTGLSTKKKEPQSQLTKPDVPSRPRTNGNYNHMKVENGSSTNGTVEHSNMYDSQKTRKTEEPSKETSRSQEAKEPGEPVVELSAANLSQAKAKSSAKLSSCIAAIAALSAKKASTEAMSPDSLATPQDSPREAKEIPKITEKSPEQESALELGKKMLSKQPESPCSVTSESSSKESPTSPAGSIPVIPKVRIKTIKTSSGQIKRTVTRILPEFDPDVLKKGIDSSSNVVSSLLSSPTSTSVFSSPTRTTLPTTVVATSGGSAIEVTKQMTIKPVATAFLPVSAVKTAGSQVINLKLANNTTVKATVIPAASVQSASSAILKAANAIQQQTVMVPASSLTNTKLVPKTVHLTNLNLLPQNPSTAELHQVLTKSQQPLKQAMLAQQQQKKVSRVQVLTSSQSSVVEAFNKVLSSINPVPVYVPNLSPPTSACISLPSRGYKCLECGDSFALEKSLTQHYDRRSVRIEVTCNHCSKNLVFYNKCSLLSHARGHKDKGVVMQCSHLILKPIPADQMILAPSITSSAPTSSANLGSSIVGSQGKGIPTTVISAPSSAPVVAAMPLDKDASKVCKSNLKCLECSETFQEESSLAMHYQQAPESGGQKTCTICQMLLPNQCSFASHLRIHQHKSPYICPECGAICRSVHFQSHVTKNCLHYTRRVGYRCVHCSVIFADVAALKSHIQGSHCEIFYKCPICPMAFKSAPGTHSHAYTQHPGVKIGEPKLIYKCSMCDTVFTQQTLLYTHFDQHISNQKVSVFKCPDCSMHYAQKQLMLDHIKSMHGTLKTIEGPPNLGINLPLSSKPTNSMSPNNNNNNKESSSINSLEKGEKKPTSPTKKSSNGTDLPKKVPSSTSCPGWTCRECDRLFTQREVFISHMKREHGKQLKKHPCRQCEKSFSSSHSLCRHNRIKHKGLRKVYSCPHCPELSRTFTKRLLLEKHIQLVHGIKDTEAKLPADSSSTEVTVDKEQLPSPKRKHHSEDEDAEREEQVEEAGGDVTPGQRSKSSSSQPLKKLKINVFKTHKCAVCSFTTEDIVRFHEHIPQHKTDVSSYQCRECGLCYTSHHSLSRHLFIVHKMKEAQGLGRHNGQQENTPNPESNDGIPDTQCKVCSKTFETEGALNTHMRTHGMAFIKSKRLSAAEK, translated from the exons ATGATCTGCTTGCAGCCTTTGACATTCCTGATATGGTCGATCCCAAGGCTGCCATTGAGTCCGGCCATGATGATCATGAGGGACAACTCAAACACCATGCCCACCATGAAGAGGACTCCCATGTTTCTGCCGGTCCAGATGTTGGG ATACAGTAAAGAGAGTAACAAGCTTCAAAAAAGTGAAATCCATGGGATGGCAGGAAATATCTCCACATTCAACCAGTTTAGTCCCATCTCCAGTGCCGAGGAgtttgatgatgatgacaaGATTGAAGTAGATGACCCTGCTGACAAACAAAGTAATTTACCTTTTAGACCAAACCCTCTAACTGGTCTGAGCACAAAGAAAAAAGAGCCTCAATCTCAACTCACCAAACCAGATGTTCCATCTAGACCAAGAACAAATGGCAACTACAATCATATGAAAGTTGAGAATGGTAGCAGCACCAATGGCACAGTGGAACACTCAAACATGTATGACTctcaaaaaacaagaaaaactgaGGAGCCTTCCAAAGAAACCTCCAGATCCCAAGAAGCAAAAGAGCCTGGAGAACCAGTCGTTGAGTTAAGCGCGGCCAACCTCTCCCAGGCCAAGGCCAAATCATCTGCAAAGCTCTCATCCTGCATTGCTGCAATTGCAGCACTCAGTGCAAAGAAAGCTAGCACAGAAGCAATGTCTCCAGACTCCCTTGCTACACCTCAAGACTCACCCAGAGAGGCTAAAGAGATCCCTAAGATTACAGAGAAATCACCAGAGCAGGAGTCCGCTCTGGAGCTTGGCAAGAAGATGCTTTCAAAACAACCTGAGAGTCCTTGCAGTGTTACCAGCGAAAGCAGCAGCAAAGAGTCTCCAACATCTCCAGCAGGATCCATACCAGTCATTCCCAAAGTCCGCATCAAAACGATCAAGACATCATCAGGGCAGATCAAGAGGACAGTTACCAGAATCCTGCCCGAGTTTGATCCTGACGTCTTGAAGAAAGGTATTGATTCTTCATCCAATGTTGTCTCTTCTCTGCTGTCCTCTCCAACCTCGACTTCTGTTTTTTCATCTCCCACCAGAACAACTTTGCCAACCACAGTAGTAGCAACTTCTGGAGGCTCTGCCATTGAGGTAACTAAACAAATGACCATCAAACCCGTGGCCACTGCCTTCTTACCCGTTTCAGCCGTCAAGACGGCAGGCTCCCAAGTAATTAATCTGAAACTTGCCAACAATACAACTGTAAAGGCCACTGTCATACCGGCGGCATCCGTTCAGAGTGCCAGCAGCGCCATCCTCAAAGCTGCTAATGCCATTCAGCAGCAAACTGTCATGGTGCCTGCTTCCAGCCTAACAAACACCAAACTTGTGCCAAAGACAGTCCACCTAACTAACTTAAATCTCTTGCCTCAGAATCCATCAACGGCTGAGCTCCACCAGGTCCTGACCAAGTCCCAACAGCCCCTCAAACAAGCCATGTTGgcccaacaacaacaaaagaaagtGTCTCGGGTCCAGGTCCTAACCAGCTCCCAGAGCTCAGTGGTAGAGGCCTTCAATAAGGTTTTGAGTAGCATTAACCCTGTGCCAGTTTATGTACCCAATCTCAGCCCTCCGACTTCTGCCTGTATATCCTTACCATCCCGTGGCTACAAGTGCTTAGAATGTGGTGATTCCTTTGCCCTGGAAAAAAGCCTCACTCAGCATTATGACCGTAGAAGTGTTCGCATTGAGGTCACTTGCAACCACTGCTCCAAAAACCTGGTCTTCTACAACAAGTGCAGCCTTCTATCACATGCTAGGGGACACAAAGACAAAGGGGTTGTCATGCAGTGTTCACATCTAATCTTGAAGCCAATTCCAGCTGACCAGATGATCCTAGCACCATCAATAACCTCCAGCGCTCCCACTTCTTCAGCTAATCTTGGATCCTCCATAGTGGGGAGTCAAGGAAAGGGAATCCCAACCACAGTGATCTCCGCACCCTCTTCAGCCCCTGTTGTTGCTGCCATGCCACTGGATAAGGACGCCTCCAAGGTCTGTAAATCGAATCTGAAGTGCTTGGAGTGTAGTGAGACATTTCAGGAAGAATCATCTCTTGCAATGCACTACCAGCAGGCTCCCGAGTCAGGTGGACAG AAAACCTGCACCATTTGCCAAATGCTACTGCCAAACCAGTGTAGCTTTGCTTCCCATCTGCGGATCCATCAGCACAAGTCTCCATATATCTGCCCTGAATGTGGAGCTATCTGTCGGTCTGTCCATTTTCAGTCCCACGTGACCAAGAACTGCCTGCACTACACACGCCGAGTGGGCTATCG CTGTGTTCACTGTAGTGTCATCTTCGCTGACGTTGCTGCTCTCAAATCACACATTCAGGGGTCGCACTGTGAAATCTTCTACAAATGCCCCATCTGCCCCATGGCTTTTAAATCGGCCCCCGGTACACATTCCCACGCCTACACCCAGCATCCAGGAGTTAAAATTGGAGAGCCTAA GCTGATCTACAAGTGCTCCATGTGTGACACAGTTTTTACCCAGCAAACTTTGCTCTACACGCACTTTGACCAGCACATATCTAATCAGAAAGTGTCTGTCTTCAAGTGTCCAGACTGTTCGATGCACTATGCCCAAAAGCAGCTCATGTTGGATCATATTAAA TCCATGCATGGCACCTTGAAGACCATCGAAGGCCCTCCAAACCTGGGCATCAATCTCCCTCTCAGCTCCAAACCTACTAATTCCATGAGCccaaataacaacaacaacaacaaggaGAGCAGCTCTATCAACAGCCTCGAGAAGGGAGAGAAGAAGCCAACATCCCCGACAAAGAAGAGCAGTAATGGGACAGACCTTCCCAAAAAAGTCCCATCGTCAACCTCCTGCCCTGGATGGACCTGCAGGGAGTGCGACCGCTTGTTTACACAGAGAGAAGTCTTCATCTCACACATGAAAAGAGAGCATGGAAag CAACTGAAAAAGCATCCGTGTCGACAGTGTGAAAAGTCCTTCAGTTCCTCTCACAGTTTATGTAGACACAACCGAATCAAACACAAGGGACTACGGAAGGTCTACTCATGTCC ACACTGTCCAGAACTTAGTCGAACTTTCACCAAAAGACTGCTGCTAGAGAAACACATTCAGTTGGTGCATGGCATCAAAGACACAGAGGCCAAGCTTCCAGCAGATTCCAGCAGCACAGAGGTCACCGTGGATAAAGAGCAG TTACCCAGTCCTAAACGAAAGCACCACTCTGAAGATGAGGATGCCGAGAGGGAAGAGCAAGTGGAGGAGGCCGGAGGGGACGTGACTCCTGGTCAGCGGTCCAAGAGCTCATCCTCGCAACCTCTGAAGAAGCTAAAGATCAATGTcttcaaaacacacaaatgtgCTGTGTGTAGCTTCACCACCGAGGACATTGTGCGTTTCCACGAGCACATTCCCCAGCACAAGACCGACGTCTCATCCTACCAGTGCCGTGAATGTGGCCTGTGCTACACCTCACACCACTCCCTCTCCCGGCACCTGTTCATCGTGCACAAGATGAAGGAGGCCCAAGGACTCGGACGTCACAACGGTCAGCAGGAGAATACGCCTAACCCGGAGTCCAACGATGGAATCCCGGATACTCAATGTAAAGTATGTTCCAAAACTTTTGAAACGGAGGGAGccttaaacacacacatgcgGACACATGGAATGGCCTTCATTAAGTCCAAACGGCTGAGTGCAGCTGAGAAGTAA